The Acetivibrio saccincola genome window below encodes:
- a CDS encoding DNA polymerase III subunit alpha, whose product MGKFVHLHTHTEYSLLDGANRIKDLILRTKELGMDSIAITDHGVMYGVVDFYKEAVKNGVKPVLGCEVYTARRSRFDKEAGLDSEPGHMILLAKNNSGYKNLMKIVSIGFIEGFYYKPRIDMEVLEKYGEGLIALSGCLSGDIPRALLNNNYERAKEIALKYKSIFGEDSFYLEIQSNGIEEQRIVNSQLVKLSRDTGIPLIATNDVHYLRRQDAKAHEILLCIQTGKSINDEDRMRFSTDDFYLKSPEEMAEEFKNIPEAISNTVKVADMCNVELEFGKLHLPHFQVPEEQDSFEYLRNLCYDGLKKLYKDEWNKEEIIKRLEYELSVIKQMGYVDYFLIVGDFIKYAKDNNIMVGPGRGSAAGSLVSYSLGITTIDPLKYNLIFERFLNPERISMPDIDIDFCYERRQEVIDYVVKKYGEDRVAQIITFGTMAARAVIRDVGRALDIPYGDVDKIAKMIPFQIGMSIEKALELNPELKNHYNNDERTKELIDTAKLLEGMPRHASTHAAGVVISKEPITEYVPLQKNDECITTQFSMGLLEELGLLKMDFLGLRTLTVIRDAVNLIYENYNKKIDIDNLDMNDPNVYKLIGEGRTSGVFQLESSGMIQFMKELKPASLEDVIAGISLYRPGPMDQIPRYIRNKNNPGEIKYHHPLLENILNVTYGCMVYQEQVMQIVRDLAGYSMGRSDLVRRAMAKKKADIMEQERKNFIYGIKDEDGNVIVKGAVANGVDEDTANKIFDEMMDFASYAFNKSHAAAYAVIAYQTAWLKCYYPVEFMAALLNSFLGSSDKIAQYVHECKNLKIDILPPDINESNLKFTVVNGKIRFGLTAVKNVGENPAKAIIEERKRGGNFKSLIDFLERIDGKDVNKRCIESLIKSGAFDCTKVYRSKLLAVYEKTMDGIAQRKRKNIEGQLSLFDFSKENPDKNNILEGTLKDKDIYPDIEEFSTKDLLSMEKEMLGLYISGHPLKDFEKEIKERVTLFSSDLIVNTEESNADIPLRDCKKITDGKNVYVGGIITSKVTKTTKNGNLMAFITLEDLFGTMEIIVFPTTLERYMGLIDEENIVLIKGRISMKEEEQPKIICEEVSTLRKKKVKKLYLRIKNGIDDEIINSTLSLLKFFSGKVPVILYNEDEKKTKVLERDCWINLSDTVISELKERLGDENVKLVN is encoded by the coding sequence GTGGGAAAATTTGTGCATTTGCATACGCATACTGAATACAGCCTTCTTGACGGGGCAAATAGAATAAAAGACCTTATACTCCGTACAAAAGAACTTGGTATGGACAGCATTGCAATTACAGACCATGGCGTAATGTACGGAGTTGTAGACTTTTATAAAGAGGCCGTCAAAAACGGTGTAAAGCCTGTTTTAGGCTGCGAAGTTTATACAGCAAGGAGGTCCAGGTTTGACAAAGAAGCAGGTTTAGACTCAGAGCCGGGGCATATGATTCTTCTTGCTAAAAATAATTCAGGATATAAAAATTTAATGAAAATTGTGTCTATAGGGTTTATTGAAGGTTTTTATTACAAGCCCAGAATTGATATGGAAGTTTTAGAAAAGTACGGGGAAGGTCTTATAGCATTAAGCGGGTGTCTTTCAGGGGACATACCCAGGGCACTTTTAAACAATAATTATGAAAGGGCAAAAGAAATTGCCCTAAAGTATAAAAGTATATTTGGAGAGGACAGTTTTTATCTAGAGATTCAAAGTAACGGTATAGAAGAGCAAAGAATTGTAAACTCACAGCTTGTAAAACTAAGCAGGGATACCGGTATTCCCCTAATTGCTACAAATGACGTGCATTATTTAAGAAGGCAGGATGCAAAGGCACATGAAATACTTTTATGTATACAGACGGGAAAGAGTATAAATGATGAAGACCGTATGAGATTTTCCACAGATGATTTTTATCTAAAGTCTCCTGAAGAAATGGCGGAGGAATTTAAAAACATTCCCGAGGCAATTTCAAATACAGTGAAAGTTGCAGATATGTGTAATGTGGAACTGGAATTTGGGAAATTACACCTTCCACATTTTCAGGTTCCGGAAGAACAGGATTCTTTTGAGTACCTGAGAAACCTTTGTTATGACGGTTTAAAGAAATTATATAAAGATGAATGGAATAAAGAAGAAATTATAAAAAGGCTTGAATATGAACTGTCTGTAATAAAACAGATGGGATATGTGGATTATTTCCTTATTGTGGGAGATTTTATAAAATACGCAAAGGACAACAATATAATGGTAGGACCGGGAAGGGGTTCTGCAGCAGGAAGCCTTGTTTCCTACTCTTTAGGCATAACAACCATTGACCCTTTAAAATACAATCTTATTTTTGAAAGGTTTTTAAATCCGGAAAGAATAAGTATGCCGGATATTGACATCGATTTTTGTTATGAGAGAAGGCAGGAAGTTATAGACTATGTTGTAAAAAAGTATGGGGAAGACCGGGTTGCCCAGATAATTACATTTGGAACTATGGCAGCCAGGGCTGTAATAAGAGACGTGGGAAGGGCTTTGGACATTCCATATGGTGATGTGGATAAAATTGCAAAAATGATACCTTTCCAAATAGGAATGAGTATAGAAAAGGCTTTAGAATTAAACCCTGAGCTTAAGAACCACTATAATAATGATGAAAGAACCAAGGAATTAATTGACACTGCAAAACTTTTAGAAGGTATGCCGAGGCATGCCTCTACTCATGCTGCAGGTGTTGTCATATCAAAGGAACCTATCACAGAGTATGTACCCCTTCAAAAAAATGATGAGTGTATCACTACTCAATTCAGCATGGGTCTTTTAGAGGAATTGGGGCTTTTAAAAATGGATTTTTTAGGTCTCAGGACTCTTACGGTAATAAGGGATGCAGTGAACTTAATATATGAAAATTATAATAAAAAAATAGATATAGATAATTTGGACATGAATGATCCCAATGTATATAAACTAATTGGGGAAGGAAGGACATCGGGGGTTTTCCAGCTTGAGAGTTCCGGAATGATCCAGTTTATGAAAGAGCTTAAACCAGCCTCCCTAGAGGATGTTATAGCAGGTATATCCCTTTACAGGCCGGGGCCTATGGATCAAATTCCAAGATATATAAGGAACAAGAATAATCCCGGGGAAATAAAGTACCACCACCCCCTTTTGGAGAATATACTCAATGTTACTTACGGATGCATGGTTTATCAGGAGCAGGTTATGCAAATAGTGCGGGATTTAGCCGGATACTCCATGGGAAGGTCAGACTTGGTGCGTCGTGCAATGGCCAAGAAAAAGGCTGATATAATGGAACAGGAGAGAAAGAATTTTATATACGGGATAAAAGATGAGGACGGGAATGTAATAGTAAAAGGTGCAGTTGCAAACGGGGTTGATGAAGATACCGCCAATAAAATATTTGATGAAATGATGGATTTTGCAAGTTATGCCTTTAATAAATCCCATGCTGCAGCCTATGCAGTCATTGCATATCAGACAGCATGGCTAAAGTGCTATTATCCTGTTGAATTTATGGCTGCACTTTTAAACAGCTTTTTAGGAAGCAGTGATAAAATAGCCCAATATGTCCATGAATGTAAAAATTTAAAAATAGATATTTTACCCCCTGATATTAATGAGAGTAATTTAAAATTTACCGTTGTAAACGGAAAAATCAGATTTGGTCTTACAGCAGTTAAGAATGTAGGGGAAAACCCTGCAAAGGCTATAATTGAAGAGAGAAAAAGAGGGGGAAATTTTAAAAGCCTTATAGATTTTTTAGAAAGAATTGATGGAAAAGACGTAAATAAGAGATGTATAGAGAGTTTAATTAAAAGCGGGGCTTTTGACTGTACTAAAGTCTACAGATCAAAACTTTTGGCTGTTTATGAAAAAACAATGGACGGGATAGCACAAAGAAAGAGAAAAAATATAGAAGGACAGCTTTCCCTCTTTGATTTTTCAAAAGAAAATCCGGATAAAAATAATATTTTAGAGGGCACATTAAAAGATAAAGATATATATCCTGATATAGAGGAGTTTTCAACAAAGGATTTACTTTCCATGGAAAAGGAGATGTTAGGGCTCTATATTTCAGGTCATCCTTTAAAGGATTTTGAAAAGGAAATAAAAGAAAGGGTTACTCTTTTTAGCTCAGATCTTATTGTTAATACTGAAGAGAGTAATGCCGATATACCTTTGAGGGATTGCAAAAAAATAACCGATGGAAAAAATGTATATGTAGGAGGAATAATTACATCAAAGGTTACCAAAACCACTAAAAACGGCAATTTAATGGCCTTTATTACATTGGAAGATTTATTTGGCACCATGGAAATAATTGTTTTCCCAACAACCTTAGAAAGATACATGGGTTTAATAGATGAGGAAAATATTGTCCTTATAAAAGGACGGATAAGCATGAAGGAAGAAGAACAACCTAAGATAATATGTGAAGAAGTAAGTACATTGAGAAAAAAGAAAGTAAAAAAACTGTATTTAAGGATAAAGAATGGCATAGATGATGAGATTATTAACTCTACTTTGAGTTTATTAAAATTTTTCAGTGGCAAGGTTCCGGTGATTTTATACAATGAAGATGAGAAAAAAACAAAAGTTTTAGAAAGAGATTGCTGGATAAATTTAAGCGACACAGTTATATCTGAGCTAAAAGAAAGACTTGGGGATGAAAATGTTAAGCTGGTAAATTGA
- a CDS encoding phospho-sugar mutase translates to MRDSAKINEIYKFWIESDYFDQETKEELLAIKDNPEEIEERFYKDLEFGTGGLRGIIGAGTNRINIYTIRKASQGLANYAKDLGGEDKGIVIAYDSRYKSSEFAMEAAKVFAGNGIKVYLFDELRPTPELSFAVRYLKAAGGIVITASHNPKEYNGYKVYSEDGGQLAVEGANKVFSYIEEIKDITKVNIMDEKEAIKEGLIKIIGKEVDDAYINSLKTLCVNAQLAKETGKDFKIIYTPLHGAGNKLVRRVLDEIGFKKVLIVKEQELPDPQFSTVKYPNPEEIDAFELAIEMAKKENVDMIFGTDPDADRVGVIVRNKDGEYVPLTGNQVGCLMLEYILSQKKEKGELPENAFVVKTIVTTELAKEIAKHYGVELIEVLTGFKFIGEKIKQLDEYGDKKFIFGFEESYGYLAGTFVRDKDAVLASMLIAEMAAYYKSRDMSLYEGLLEVLDKYGYTLEGIKYFTLKGKEGLERINSAMQKLREEKVTEFGKYKALAVRDYEVGERVEVESGVSEKILLPQSNVLYYEMEDNAWFCIRPSGTEPKIKVYFGVTGSSMDESKEKLEDLQNDVLSVIEKMLFVPCC, encoded by the coding sequence ATGAGAGATAGTGCAAAAATAAATGAAATTTACAAATTCTGGATTGAAAGTGACTACTTTGACCAGGAGACAAAAGAAGAATTACTTGCTATTAAAGACAATCCGGAAGAAATTGAAGAAAGATTTTATAAAGATTTGGAGTTTGGAACCGGCGGACTTAGGGGAATTATAGGTGCTGGAACTAACAGGATTAATATATACACCATAAGAAAGGCTTCCCAAGGTCTGGCAAATTATGCAAAGGATCTTGGAGGAGAAGACAAGGGAATTGTAATTGCATATGACTCCCGCTACAAATCATCAGAATTTGCCATGGAGGCAGCTAAAGTTTTTGCCGGAAACGGCATTAAAGTATATCTTTTTGATGAGTTAAGACCAACACCTGAACTCTCTTTTGCAGTGAGGTACTTAAAGGCTGCCGGCGGGATTGTGATAACTGCCAGCCACAACCCAAAGGAGTATAATGGTTATAAAGTGTATAGTGAAGATGGCGGACAGCTGGCAGTGGAAGGTGCCAACAAAGTTTTTTCTTATATTGAAGAAATTAAAGACATTACAAAAGTAAATATTATGGATGAAAAAGAAGCAATTAAAGAAGGCTTAATTAAAATCATTGGAAAAGAAGTGGATGATGCATATATAAACAGCCTTAAAACCCTTTGCGTTAATGCACAATTGGCAAAGGAAACAGGAAAAGACTTTAAGATAATTTATACTCCTTTGCATGGAGCAGGAAATAAACTTGTAAGAAGAGTTTTAGATGAAATAGGATTTAAGAAAGTGCTGATTGTAAAAGAACAGGAACTTCCTGATCCTCAGTTTTCTACAGTTAAGTATCCAAATCCGGAAGAAATAGACGCTTTTGAGCTGGCTATTGAAATGGCAAAAAAAGAAAATGTAGATATGATTTTTGGAACAGACCCTGATGCTGACAGGGTGGGTGTAATAGTGAGAAACAAAGACGGGGAGTATGTACCCCTTACAGGCAATCAGGTGGGGTGTTTGATGCTTGAATACATACTTTCTCAGAAAAAAGAAAAGGGCGAGCTTCCTGAAAATGCATTTGTGGTTAAAACCATTGTTACCACAGAGCTTGCAAAAGAAATAGCAAAGCATTATGGAGTGGAATTGATAGAAGTTTTAACTGGATTTAAATTTATTGGTGAAAAGATTAAACAGTTAGATGAATATGGTGATAAAAAGTTCATATTTGGCTTTGAAGAAAGCTATGGATATTTAGCAGGTACTTTTGTAAGGGATAAAGATGCGGTTTTAGCATCCATGCTCATTGCTGAAATGGCAGCTTACTATAAATCCAGGGATATGTCATTATATGAAGGACTTTTAGAAGTTTTAGACAAGTATGGTTATACCCTTGAAGGAATTAAATATTTTACCTTGAAAGGTAAAGAAGGGTTGGAGAGAATTAATTCTGCAATGCAGAAATTAAGAGAAGAAAAGGTTACAGAGTTTGGAAAGTACAAAGCTTTAGCTGTAAGAGATTATGAAGTTGGGGAGAGAGTTGAAGTTGAAAGTGGGGTAAGTGAAAAAATCCTACTTCCCCAGTCAAATGTATTGTACTATGAAATGGAAGATAACGCATGGTTCTGCATAAGACCATCGGGTACCGAACCTAAAATAAAAGTATACTTTGGGGTAACAGGAAGCAGTATGGATGAATCTAAAGAAAAGCTGGAAGATTTACAGAATGATGTGCTTTCCGTTATTGAAAAGATGCTTTTTGTTCCCTGTTGTTAA
- a CDS encoding response regulator — MEKIHVAIADDHAMVREGLKQILELEDDIEVIAQASNGEEALDIAREKQPDVILMDINMPGMNGLQAIKEIKNEKVPSKIIVLTIHEDREYLFKTLHMGAEGYVLKDADPNILIEAIRSVNSGEAYIQGNMTKELIKEFKRITSNTKEKSEDSNLTSREKEVLALIAEGLINREIAKRLYISEKTVKNHVSNIFKKLNVTDRTQAAIYAYKNNITSQTTQDHL, encoded by the coding sequence TTGGAGAAAATACATGTTGCCATAGCAGATGATCATGCCATGGTGAGGGAAGGGCTAAAACAAATATTAGAGCTGGAAGATGATATTGAAGTTATAGCACAGGCATCAAATGGAGAAGAAGCATTGGACATTGCAAGGGAAAAACAGCCAGATGTTATATTAATGGATATTAACATGCCGGGGATGAATGGGTTGCAGGCAATAAAGGAGATAAAAAATGAAAAGGTGCCGTCAAAAATTATTGTTTTAACTATACATGAGGACAGGGAGTATTTGTTTAAAACCCTGCATATGGGTGCAGAGGGGTATGTTTTAAAAGATGCGGATCCTAATATTTTAATAGAGGCTATCCGGAGTGTAAATTCGGGAGAGGCTTATATACAAGGGAATATGACAAAAGAACTGATTAAAGAGTTTAAGAGGATTACTTCAAATACCAAAGAGAAAAGTGAAGACAGCAACTTAACTTCAAGGGAAAAAGAAGTTTTGGCGCTGATAGCAGAAGGACTGATTAACAGGGAAATTGCAAAAAGACTTTATATCAGTGAAAAAACCGTTAAAAACCATGTTTCAAATATATTTAAAAAGCTTAATGTGACAGACAGGACACAGGCTGCAATATATGCTTATAAAAATAACATTACAAGCCAGACAACCCAGGATCACCTTTAG
- a CDS encoding sensor histidine kinase: protein MSNFKSDIANLDRIIKKTVRAINKSKSQIYDIAEGARKECGRLENELDELKKLVSETMSKVSFLEGELRESKKKLMFLSKNHDKYPKEEIKKAYEKADDLRVQLIILKETERHYINRRNELEIRLKDAYRTVKKADGLISNISVSLECLTGDLQNVSVKLEDIRQRQLMALKIVKAQEEERQRIARDIHDGPAQLMSNVVMKAEICERLVETDPVKAKDEIRGLKSVVRNSLQDIRRIIYDLRPMSLDDLGLIPTLQRHIAAYQEESNTVVMFNTKGVCKDLKPVISLTIFRIVQEAINNIKKHSDAKNVEIDLEFSEKELMLNISDDGKGFDISLIDMKNHNINGGFGLLSMRERVELLGGMFEISSGIGKGTVLKITVPLISKEEVSNE from the coding sequence GTGTCCAATTTTAAATCAGATATTGCAAATTTAGACAGGATAATTAAAAAAACCGTCAGAGCTATAAACAAAAGCAAATCCCAGATATATGATATTGCAGAAGGGGCACGGAAAGAGTGCGGGCGCTTAGAAAATGAGCTTGACGAATTGAAAAAACTTGTATCAGAAACCATGTCAAAAGTAAGCTTTTTAGAAGGTGAATTGCGGGAAAGCAAAAAAAAATTAATGTTTTTAAGCAAAAATCACGATAAATATCCAAAGGAAGAAATCAAAAAGGCATATGAGAAAGCTGATGATTTGAGAGTACAGCTTATTATATTAAAAGAAACCGAGCGCCACTACATTAACAGGAGAAACGAGCTGGAAATAAGACTTAAAGATGCTTACAGGACAGTGAAAAAAGCAGATGGTCTTATTTCTAATATAAGTGTTTCTTTAGAGTGCCTTACAGGGGATTTGCAGAATGTAAGTGTAAAGCTTGAGGATATACGCCAAAGACAGCTGATGGCACTTAAAATAGTAAAGGCCCAGGAAGAAGAAAGACAAAGGATTGCCAGGGACATTCATGACGGGCCGGCACAGCTCATGTCAAACGTGGTTATGAAAGCAGAAATTTGTGAACGCCTGGTGGAAACAGATCCGGTTAAGGCAAAGGACGAAATAAGAGGGCTAAAGTCTGTGGTGAGAAATTCACTTCAAGATATAAGAAGGATAATATATGATTTAAGACCAATGTCATTGGACGATTTAGGTCTTATACCAACACTGCAAAGACATATAGCGGCATATCAGGAAGAATCAAATACCGTTGTGATGTTTAATACCAAAGGTGTCTGTAAAGATTTAAAGCCTGTAATTTCTCTGACGATATTCAGGATTGTCCAGGAGGCAATAAACAATATAAAAAAGCATTCTGATGCTAAAAATGTAGAAATAGATTTGGAATTTTCCGAAAAAGAACTGATGCTTAATATCTCTGATGACGGAAAAGGTTTTGACATATCTTTGATAGATATGAAAAACCATAATATAAATGGCGGCTTTGGTCTTTTAAGTATGAGAGAAAGAGTGGAATTATTGGGAGGGATGTTTGAAATTTCTTCTGGCATCGGAAAGGGAACTGTCCTTAAAATTACTGTACCTTTAATTTCAAAAGAGGAGGTCTCAAATGAATAA
- the ylbJ gene encoding sporulation integral membrane protein YlbJ: protein MNLLSFIKKNSYIIYIKSFFLPAACILFILLLIVFPNTAVESAGEGLNLWLKTVFPSLFPFLVASDILSKTGFVKCLGILLEPIMRPLFNIPGCASFTLAMGLSCGAPVGAKLTAGLRNERLLTKVESERLLAFTNNLGPLFITGAVAVGMFKMQSLGSLLLVCHILASLTVGILFRFYGKDLECKRIKYRDKNNKNLIQRFKIELNNSLNGSNLSLPKILGDSIQNSLKTILTVGGFITFFSVFINILIETGFISYLSNIIFSILYSTGINKEIITALLSGFFEITTGAHLASKAGSPFIQKLICVSFIMGWAGISIHFQVYSMISKAGISLKPYLFGKLLQGVFAAIYTFFGAKFISLSSSAVPVFNFLYPGSTLSWHQHFIISLFNVLASISIISLIAFIVLFFTLFRKIFTKA from the coding sequence ATGAATTTATTATCTTTTATTAAGAAAAATTCATATATAATATATATTAAATCTTTTTTTCTCCCGGCAGCATGTATTTTATTTATACTTCTTCTTATTGTTTTTCCAAATACAGCTGTAGAGTCAGCGGGCGAAGGTTTGAACCTTTGGCTTAAAACTGTATTTCCATCCCTTTTTCCCTTTTTAGTTGCATCGGATATTTTGAGTAAGACAGGTTTTGTAAAATGTTTAGGTATTCTTTTAGAACCTATAATGCGCCCTCTTTTTAATATCCCCGGATGCGCATCTTTTACCCTTGCCATGGGACTTAGCTGCGGCGCTCCTGTTGGTGCCAAACTTACTGCAGGTTTAAGGAATGAAAGACTTTTAACTAAAGTTGAATCTGAAAGACTTCTGGCATTTACAAATAATTTAGGTCCTCTTTTTATTACAGGTGCTGTGGCTGTAGGAATGTTTAAAATGCAAAGTCTTGGCTCCCTCCTTCTTGTATGCCACATTTTAGCAAGCCTTACTGTGGGAATATTGTTTAGATTTTATGGTAAAGATTTAGAGTGCAAAAGGATAAAGTACAGGGATAAAAATAATAAAAATTTAATTCAAAGATTTAAAATAGAATTAAATAATTCTTTAAACGGAAGCAACCTAAGCCTTCCTAAAATTTTAGGGGATTCAATCCAAAACTCACTTAAGACTATCTTAACTGTGGGAGGATTTATTACTTTTTTTTCAGTTTTTATAAATATTTTAATTGAAACGGGTTTTATTTCTTATTTATCAAATATTATATTTTCCATTTTGTATTCAACAGGTATAAATAAGGAAATAATAACAGCCCTTTTAAGCGGTTTTTTTGAAATTACAACCGGGGCGCATTTAGCAAGTAAAGCCGGCAGCCCTTTTATCCAGAAATTAATCTGTGTAAGTTTCATTATGGGCTGGGCAGGTATTTCTATTCATTTCCAGGTTTACAGCATGATAAGTAAAGCAGGTATCAGCTTAAAGCCGTACCTCTTTGGAAAACTTCTTCAAGGAGTTTTTGCTGCCATTTATACTTTCTTTGGGGCAAAATTTATAAGTCTTTCTTCTTCCGCCGTTCCTGTATTTAATTTTTTATACCCGGGCAGCACCCTTTCCTGGCATCAGCACTTTATTATCTCTCTCTTTAATGTTTTAGCATCAATTTCCATTATTTCGTTGATAGCTTTTATAGTTTTGTTTTTCACCCTTTTTAGAAAAATCTTCACAAAGGCTTAA
- a CDS encoding 4'-phosphopantetheinyl transferase family protein, which translates to MLEVYAVELKNEVDKNLYEKALCYIPEKKEKKIKRFLRYEDSLKTLIGEVLIRKIIMTKLKLANDEIILKTNEFGKPYLENYDEFHFNISHSGKWVVCAVSDKPVGIDVEKIKDINIKIADRFFSKEEAEDLYKKEESERLKYFFDLWTLKESYIKADGRGLNIPLDSFSFKIKDEEIIFETQNNLKNCFFKRYKIDHHYRLSICSLTPKFPKTIQMDEGEYLLSEFLSLCEDFSKKGEKQNYKSYQRNNGN; encoded by the coding sequence ATGCTTGAAGTTTATGCCGTGGAATTAAAAAATGAAGTGGATAAAAATTTATATGAAAAGGCTTTATGCTATATTCCTGAAAAAAAAGAAAAGAAAATAAAGAGATTTTTAAGATATGAAGACTCATTAAAAACCCTGATTGGGGAAGTGTTGATAAGAAAAATAATTATGACAAAGCTTAAATTAGCAAATGATGAAATAATTTTAAAAACCAACGAATTTGGTAAGCCCTACCTTGAGAATTATGATGAGTTTCATTTTAATATATCCCATTCAGGAAAATGGGTTGTATGTGCTGTAAGTGACAAACCTGTAGGAATTGATGTGGAGAAAATAAAGGATATAAATATTAAAATTGCAGACAGGTTTTTTTCAAAGGAAGAGGCGGAAGATTTATACAAAAAAGAAGAGAGTGAAAGGCTTAAATATTTTTTTGATCTCTGGACTTTGAAGGAAAGCTATATAAAGGCAGACGGAAGGGGATTAAACATCCCCCTTGATTCATTTTCCTTTAAAATAAAAGATGAAGAGATAATTTTTGAGACTCAAAATAATTTGAAAAACTGTTTTTTTAAAAGATATAAAATTGACCACCACTATAGATTGTCTATATGTTCTTTAACACCTAAATTTCCTAAAACCATTCAAATGGATGAAGGGGAATATTTACTGTCTGAATTTTTAAGCCTTTGTGAAGATTTTTCTAAAAAGGGTGAAAAACAAAACTATAAAAGCTATCAACGAAATAATGGAAATTGA
- a CDS encoding glycosyl hydrolase family 18 protein, whose product MRAIGNKNFFLCVLFISLIILSFFSVKTYAQSKNIVGYFSEWGIYLEDNYYEVSHIPWDKITHINYAFAKIEDGKIAIHDTWAAIEKPFGDDTWETPVRGHFGQLMKYKEQYPHVKTLISVGGWTLSTYFSDVALTNESRELFAQSCVDFIRKYQFDGVDIDWEYPVGGGMSTNITRPEDKENFTLLLKTLREKLDDAGKEDGKHYLLTIAAPAGSSAIGNMEPDKFHQYLDFINLMTYDYSGSWENTTNHLSPLYTNPSDPSSPYRKERGNIDWTVNEYLKLGVPEHKLNLGIPFYATGWTNITGSSDGLFGTSHEPLGTKPFHYIKDLLNLPDSSFLRLWDEYAKAPYIWNSISSTMYSYIDEEALQIRLDYVEEKNLGGIMIWELSGDHPKEGGDTLTTLVYDFFKNSSKETLYGDVNGDNIVNSSDLTILKRYILEIIDSFPYPEGLINADVNCDGEINSIDYNLIQRYILEEISKLPVN is encoded by the coding sequence ATGAGAGCTATTGGTAACAAAAACTTTTTTCTATGTGTTTTATTTATATCTTTAATAATTTTAAGTTTCTTTTCTGTTAAAACTTATGCCCAGTCCAAAAACATAGTAGGATATTTTTCTGAATGGGGTATATACCTTGAAGACAATTATTACGAAGTTTCACATATCCCGTGGGACAAAATAACCCATATAAATTATGCCTTTGCCAAAATTGAAGACGGAAAAATAGCCATACATGATACATGGGCTGCCATTGAAAAGCCTTTTGGAGATGACACATGGGAAACCCCTGTAAGAGGGCATTTTGGACAGCTTATGAAATATAAAGAGCAATACCCCCACGTAAAAACCTTAATATCAGTAGGCGGCTGGACACTTTCTACATATTTTTCAGATGTGGCTCTTACAAATGAATCAAGGGAACTATTTGCCCAAAGCTGTGTTGATTTTATACGAAAGTATCAATTTGACGGAGTGGATATTGATTGGGAATACCCTGTAGGCGGAGGTATGTCTACAAATATAACAAGACCTGAGGACAAGGAAAATTTTACCCTTCTTTTAAAAACTTTAAGGGAAAAACTTGACGATGCGGGTAAAGAGGATGGAAAGCATTATCTTCTTACAATAGCAGCACCTGCCGGAAGTTCGGCAATTGGAAATATGGAACCTGATAAATTTCATCAGTACCTTGACTTTATAAACCTTATGACATATGACTACAGCGGTTCCTGGGAAAATACAACAAACCATTTGTCCCCCCTTTACACAAATCCTTCTGACCCTTCTTCCCCTTACAGGAAAGAGAGGGGGAATATTGACTGGACGGTAAATGAATATTTAAAACTAGGAGTTCCTGAACACAAACTAAACTTAGGAATACCCTTCTATGCCACAGGCTGGACAAATATAACCGGAAGTTCAGACGGGCTTTTTGGTACCTCTCATGAACCTTTAGGGACAAAACCATTTCACTACATAAAAGATTTATTAAATTTACCTGATTCATCATTTTTAAGACTTTGGGATGAATATGCCAAAGCTCCTTATATATGGAACAGCATCTCTTCCACCATGTACAGCTATATTGATGAAGAAGCTCTTCAAATAAGATTAGACTATGTGGAAGAAAAAAATTTAGGAGGCATTATGATATGGGAGTTAAGCGGGGACCATCCTAAAGAAGGCGGGGATACATTGACTACTTTAGTATATGATTTCTTTAAAAATTCATCTAAAGAAACCCTGTATGGAGACGTAAACGGGGATAACATTGTTAATTCCAGCGATTTGACCATTTTAAAAAGATATATTTTAGAGATAATAGACAGTTTCCCCTATCCCGAAGGATTAATAAATGCAGATGTAAACTGCGATGGGGAAATTAATTCAATAGATTATAATCTGATACAAAGATATATTTTAGAAGAAATCAGTAAATTGCCTGTAAATTAA